Proteins found in one Vallitalea guaymasensis genomic segment:
- the folE gene encoding GTP cyclohydrolase I FolE encodes MKIDKAEIEKHIKGILIALGENPDRQGLKETPTRVANMYEEVFQGICYTNDDIADMFNKTFEDDLYVEEENKDIVLMKDIDLFSHCEHHLALMYNMKVAVAYIPNKKIIGLSKIARIADMVGRRLQLQERIGTDIAEIMQNITKSEDVAVIIEGEHGCMTTRGIKKTDAKTVTTTFRGKFKTDILLNNRLMMMYK; translated from the coding sequence ATGAAGATAGATAAAGCAGAAATAGAAAAACATATAAAAGGTATTTTAATAGCATTAGGGGAAAATCCAGACCGTCAAGGTCTTAAGGAAACACCTACCCGTGTAGCCAATATGTATGAAGAAGTATTTCAAGGGATATGTTATACCAATGATGATATTGCAGATATGTTCAATAAGACCTTTGAAGATGATTTATATGTAGAAGAAGAAAATAAAGACATAGTGCTTATGAAGGATATTGATTTATTCAGCCATTGTGAGCATCACTTGGCATTGATGTATAACATGAAAGTAGCTGTAGCATATATACCCAATAAGAAAATCATAGGACTTAGTAAAATTGCAAGAATAGCTGATATGGTAGGCAGAAGATTACAACTTCAAGAAAGAATAGGTACGGATATTGCAGAGATAATGCAGAACATAACAAAATCTGAAGATGTAGCGGTTATTATTGAAGGTGAACATGGATGTATGACTACAAGAGGGATTAAAAAGACTGATGCCAAAACAGTAACAACAACTTTTAGAGGAAAATTCAAGACTGATATCCTTTTGAACAATAGATTAATGATGATGTATAAATAA
- a CDS encoding ion channel: protein MKLNFTKSSVVFMIVAFFLLFMFVVLESLDSKAVIIIFLSLFMLFISTKCFYIGCFVNIVLLIYLPFMLIQNNHVLLNRNETFTLIFILCAIFLTSIFDFLILAYHINNSDKNCNFYITSFFNRPFLKILCIFFLYLSLLFSVIDSFALLYTHLSNIFNEGIIGEDEIFSHLDALYFSTTTFFTIGFGDIRPSEYSEITKRLVIIQAIISHIITTVLWPVAIIFVFGKSTKKIFSKDKDI, encoded by the coding sequence ATGAAGTTGAATTTTACAAAAAGCAGTGTTGTTTTTATGATTGTTGCTTTTTTCTTGTTATTTATGTTTGTGGTTTTGGAGAGTCTTGATAGTAAGGCGGTTATAATAATTTTTTTATCGCTTTTTATGCTTTTTATAAGTACTAAGTGTTTTTATATAGGGTGTTTTGTTAATATTGTATTGCTTATATATCTGCCTTTTATGCTTATACAGAATAATCATGTTTTGCTTAATAGAAATGAAACTTTTACTCTTATTTTTATATTGTGTGCGATTTTTTTGACGTCTATTTTTGATTTTTTGATACTGGCTTATCATATTAATAATAGTGATAAGAATTGTAATTTTTATATTACATCGTTTTTTAATCGACCTTTTTTGAAGATATTGTGTATTTTCTTTTTGTATTTGTCTTTGCTTTTTTCGGTTATTGATTCTTTTGCGCTTTTGTACACTCATCTAAGTAATATATTTAATGAGGGTATAATTGGTGAGGATGAGATTTTTAGTCATCTTGATGCTCTTTATTTTAGTACTACTACCTTTTTTACTATTGGTTTTGGTGATATAAGACCGTCGGAGTATTCGGAGATAACTAAGAGGTTAGTTATTATTCAAGCTATTATAAGTCATATAATAACTACTGTTCTATGGCCGGTTGCAATAATTTTTGTATTTGGTAAGAGTACTAAAAAAATATTCAGTAAAGATAAGGATATATAG
- the queC gene encoding 7-cyano-7-deazaguanine synthase QueC, with translation MNKEKAVVVFSGGQDSTTCLFWAKKKFKEIIAVSFDYNQKHILELECAKDICKKYEIEHHTLDLGLLNQLAPNSLTRTDIEVDKESPDEGVPNSFVDGRNMLFLTFVAVFAKQRGISYIVTGVSESDFSGYPDCRDVFIKSINVTLNLAMDYQFEIYTPLMWINKAQTWKMAYDLGVLDVVKEETLTCYNGIKGNGCGDCPACKLRKNGYLEFKKLYK, from the coding sequence ATGAACAAAGAAAAAGCAGTAGTAGTATTTAGCGGTGGACAAGACAGTACAACTTGTTTATTCTGGGCAAAAAAGAAATTCAAAGAAATTATAGCTGTATCTTTTGATTATAATCAAAAACATATATTAGAATTAGAGTGTGCAAAAGACATATGCAAGAAATATGAGATAGAACATCATACTCTGGATCTTGGACTATTGAATCAGCTGGCTCCTAATTCATTGACTAGAACAGATATAGAAGTAGATAAAGAATCACCAGATGAAGGAGTTCCTAATTCATTTGTAGACGGCAGAAACATGTTGTTCTTAACCTTTGTAGCTGTATTTGCCAAGCAAAGAGGAATAAGCTACATTGTTACAGGAGTATCAGAAAGTGATTTCAGCGGCTATCCAGATTGTAGAGATGTATTCATAAAATCAATAAATGTAACTTTGAATCTAGCTATGGATTACCAATTTGAAATCTATACACCACTAATGTGGATCAATAAGGCACAAACATGGAAAATGGCATATGATCTAGGTGTACTTGATGTGGTAAAAGAAGAAACCCTAACCTGTTATAATGGAATAAAAGGTAATGGATGTGGGGATTGTCCTGCTTGTAAATTACGAAAAAATGGATATCTGGAATTCAAGAAGCTATATAAATAA
- a CDS encoding 2-hydroxyacyl-CoA dehydratase family protein: MKKIGLTTTVPVEVLITAGYRPVDLNNLFITSDDYSKYIEIAERDGFPKSLCAWIKGIYGACVENGIKEIVGVIEGDCSNTKALAEVLELRGIRVYPFSYPQSHRKEDVEVEIKKFMDIFHVSYEEVEVVRKRLNRIRRLAGELDRLTYSHDKVSGFENHLYQVSLSDFNGDADEFEDELETFIMKVKKRDGSCKKVRLGYIGVPPMTIDIYDFVERFDASFVYNEVQREFAFPRCEVASNIYEQYYDYTYPYDVNYRIKEIKKQIEDRRIDGIVHYTQAFCYRAVENIILKDKLNVPIINIEGDKMNSLDARTKLRLEAFLDMLGDLKEVSCV, encoded by the coding sequence TTGAAGAAAATTGGTTTGACTACTACGGTTCCCGTGGAGGTTCTTATTACAGCTGGATATAGACCTGTAGATTTAAATAATCTTTTTATAACGTCTGATGATTATTCGAAATATATAGAAATAGCTGAGAGAGATGGATTTCCAAAAAGTCTGTGTGCTTGGATAAAGGGTATATACGGGGCTTGTGTAGAGAATGGTATAAAAGAGATTGTTGGAGTCATTGAAGGGGATTGTTCTAATACAAAAGCACTGGCTGAAGTATTGGAGTTAAGAGGGATTAGGGTATATCCTTTTTCATATCCTCAGAGTCATAGGAAGGAAGATGTTGAAGTTGAGATCAAGAAATTCATGGATATCTTTCATGTGAGTTACGAAGAGGTTGAAGTAGTAAGAAAAAGACTTAATAGAATCAGAAGACTTGCTGGGGAATTGGATAGATTGACTTATTCCCATGACAAGGTTAGCGGATTTGAAAATCATTTGTATCAGGTTAGTTTGAGTGATTTTAATGGTGATGCTGATGAGTTTGAAGATGAACTAGAGACATTTATTATGAAAGTGAAAAAAAGAGATGGAAGTTGTAAAAAAGTCAGGTTGGGATATATTGGAGTTCCACCTATGACTATTGACATATATGATTTTGTAGAAAGATTTGATGCTTCTTTTGTTTATAATGAGGTTCAAAGAGAGTTTGCTTTTCCTAGATGTGAGGTTGCTTCCAATATATATGAACAATATTATGATTATACATATCCATATGATGTGAATTACAGAATCAAGGAGATAAAGAAACAGATTGAAGATAGGCGAATTGATGGGATAGTTCATTATACTCAAGCCTTTTGCTATAGAGCAGTAGAGAACATCATTCTGAAAGACAAGCTTAATGTTCCTATCATTAATATTGAAGGAGACAAAATGAATAGCTTGGATGCAAGAACTAAGCTTAGGTTAGAAGCTTTTCTTGATATGTTAGGTGATCTTAAGGAGGTATCATGTGTATGA
- a CDS encoding acyl-CoA dehydratase activase, with translation MRTLGIDLGSREVKIAVMEDGRIVNKSKVSTMTFYREYCSFDGKILVDLNKLEIDKIDKAISTGYGRNNTDLRMFKAINEIKAHVYGGIYQTGLKDFILLDIGGQDVKVVKVEKGIITDLDLNEKCAASCGRYLENMANVLEIPLNSMSDYYDNPVELNSTCAVFSESELIGKIAEGIDIKRLCAGVSYSLYKRLKPLMSNFNGKDLIVTGGVATNKAVKHYLERDYENIISVEEPQFNGAIGCCYYGESFL, from the coding sequence ATGAGAACCTTGGGAATTGATCTAGGCAGCAGAGAAGTCAAGATTGCAGTTATGGAAGATGGTAGGATAGTTAATAAATCAAAGGTAAGTACAATGACATTTTACAGAGAGTACTGTAGTTTTGACGGTAAAATCTTAGTTGATTTGAATAAGCTTGAAATAGATAAGATAGATAAAGCTATATCAACAGGATATGGGAGAAACAATACTGATCTAAGAATGTTCAAAGCTATAAATGAGATAAAAGCTCATGTTTATGGAGGGATTTATCAAACTGGATTGAAGGATTTTATACTATTGGATATAGGCGGTCAGGACGTAAAAGTGGTCAAAGTTGAAAAAGGGATAATTACGGATTTGGACCTTAATGAGAAATGTGCGGCTTCCTGTGGGAGATATCTGGAAAATATGGCTAATGTTCTAGAAATACCACTTAACTCCATGAGTGATTATTATGATAATCCAGTTGAATTAAACTCAACATGTGCTGTATTTTCTGAGTCTGAATTGATTGGTAAGATAGCTGAAGGAATTGATATAAAAAGACTTTGTGCAGGAGTCAGTTATTCTTTATATAAAAGGCTAAAACCACTTATGAGTAATTTTAATGGAAAAGATTTGATTGTAACTGGTGGCGTTGCGACTAATAAGGCTGTAAAGCATTATTTGGAAAGAGATTATGAGAATATTATTTCAGTGGAGGAACCTCAATTCAATGGTGCTATAGGCTGCTGTTATTATGGAGAAAGTTTTTTGTAG
- a CDS encoding TraX family protein, producing the protein MNSTNLKIIACLTMLIDHLGAVFFPQYIYLRIIGRIAFPIFAFLIAEGYLHTHNVKKYLIRLFAFALISEIPYNLAFNGNIIDFGSGLNVFFTLFFGLLAVFVYDHYKNFGFLPVLLIGIIAHLLDTDYGMLGVMVIFAFYAFKGDFYKQALSYILLTLVFLGILYLEYDSINLQVYSPIALIPIYFYNGKKGFNIKYLFYVFYPGHLLILGLLRYIL; encoded by the coding sequence ATGAATTCAACCAACCTTAAGATAATTGCTTGTTTGACAATGTTGATAGACCACTTGGGAGCAGTATTTTTTCCACAATATATCTATTTAAGGATAATAGGAAGAATAGCATTTCCTATCTTTGCCTTTTTGATAGCTGAAGGATATCTTCATACCCATAACGTTAAGAAATACTTAATCAGATTGTTTGCATTTGCTTTGATATCTGAAATACCTTATAACTTAGCATTTAATGGAAACATAATTGATTTTGGCAGTGGATTGAATGTGTTTTTTACACTTTTCTTTGGATTACTTGCGGTATTTGTATATGACCACTATAAAAACTTTGGATTCTTACCAGTATTGTTGATAGGAATAATAGCTCATTTGCTTGATACAGATTATGGAATGTTAGGGGTAATGGTTATATTTGCATTCTATGCTTTTAAGGGGGATTTCTATAAGCAGGCATTAAGCTATATTCTATTAACATTAGTATTCTTAGGTATTCTGTACCTTGAATATGATAGTATCAATTTGCAGGTATACTCACCCATAGCTTTGATACCCATATATTTTTATAATGGTAAAAAAGGATTTAACATCAAGTATTTATTCTATGTATTTTATCCAGGACATCTATTGATTCTTGGTTTATTGAGATATATATTGTAA
- the queE gene encoding putative 7-carboxy-7-deazaguanine synthase QueE — MEYKVVERFVSINGEGRLAGQLAVFIRFAGCNLNCSYCDTQWANKDHVTYESMNAESIYEYIKSTGVRNVTLTGGEPLLRDGISDLLKLLSEDHELLVEIETNGSVDLKKYSAISGNTISFTMDYKLPSSNMESEMNLDNFSYLTKNDTVKFVSGSMEDLEKAKFIIYKYDLINKTNVYISPVFGQIDMKDIVQFMMDNHMNGVTLQVQLHKVIWEPEKRGV, encoded by the coding sequence TTGGAATACAAAGTAGTTGAAAGGTTTGTCAGCATAAACGGAGAAGGACGTTTGGCTGGGCAATTAGCAGTTTTTATAAGGTTTGCGGGATGTAATCTAAATTGTAGTTATTGTGATACCCAGTGGGCAAACAAAGACCATGTGACATATGAATCAATGAATGCAGAGAGTATATATGAATACATAAAATCAACAGGTGTCAGAAATGTGACACTGACAGGAGGAGAGCCATTACTTAGGGATGGTATTTCAGATTTGTTAAAGCTTCTATCAGAAGACCATGAACTTTTAGTTGAAATAGAAACAAATGGAAGTGTGGATTTGAAAAAGTATTCTGCCATAAGTGGAAATACAATCAGTTTTACAATGGATTATAAGTTACCCTCAAGTAATATGGAATCTGAGATGAACCTAGATAACTTCAGTTATCTAACTAAGAATGATACTGTTAAGTTTGTGTCAGGAAGTATGGAAGACTTGGAAAAAGCCAAATTCATAATCTATAAATACGATTTGATCAATAAAACAAACGTATACATAAGCCCAGTGTTTGGTCAAATAGATATGAAAGATATAGTGCAATTTATGATGGATAATCATATGAACGGTGTTACTCTTCAGGTTCAATTACACAAGGTTATATGGGAACCAGAGAAAAGAGGTGTCTAA
- a CDS encoding TraX family protein gives MSYFRIYFYNGKKGFNIKYLFYIFYPGHLLILGLLKYVLYSF, from the coding sequence ATGAGTTATTTTAGAATTTATTTCTATAATGGTAAAAAAGGATTTAACATCAAATATTTATTCTATATATTTTATCCAGGTCATCTATTGATTCTTGGTTTATTGAAATATGTATTATATAGCTTTTAA
- the queD gene encoding 6-carboxytetrahydropterin synthase QueD, with protein MYILKTEHSFDSAHFLANYEGKCSNIHGHRWKVEMEIQSETLNEGGQLDGMVIDFGDFKKDVKEMVDSFDHALIIQKGTMREKTLECLLEDEFKIIQVNFRPTAENFSEHFFYEMEKKGYNVKRAVVYETPTNSAVYEKSEAR; from the coding sequence ATGTATATTTTAAAGACTGAACATAGCTTTGACAGTGCTCACTTTCTTGCTAATTATGAGGGAAAGTGCAGTAATATTCATGGACATAGATGGAAAGTAGAAATGGAGATACAATCAGAAACATTGAACGAAGGCGGACAGCTTGATGGCATGGTAATAGATTTTGGTGATTTCAAGAAGGATGTAAAAGAAATGGTAGATTCTTTCGACCATGCTCTTATTATACAAAAAGGAACTATGAGAGAAAAAACTCTCGAGTGTTTGTTGGAAGATGAATTCAAGATTATACAAGTTAATTTTAGACCTACAGCAGAGAATTTTTCAGAACATTTCTTTTATGAGATGGAAAAAAAGGGGTATAACGTAAAAAGAGCTGTAGTATATGAAACTCCAACTAATAGTGCTGTATATGAAAAAAGTGAGGCGAGATAG
- a CDS encoding tryptophan-rich sensory protein, whose protein sequence is MEKRNRILNAIGYVIMVVVNILAVALPLNGKTTGEISSNINSLFTPAPYTFMIWGLIYILLLGFVIYGLLPKQKQNVCIDSIGITFFISSILNALWLFAWHYEKLWLSLIIMILLLFTLIKIYNRVNKNCVKNGDNKFVRIPFSIYLAWISIATIANVSVVLKATGWNGLGLSETVWTIIVLVFALILSLYVSIKNDDLVYLLTTAWALIGILVRHWGSNTPISITVIAAVIVIIIQIICSARKK, encoded by the coding sequence ATGGAAAAGAGGAATAGAATACTTAATGCTATTGGATATGTAATCATGGTAGTGGTTAATATTCTTGCTGTGGCATTACCTCTTAACGGTAAAACAACAGGAGAAATATCCAGTAACATCAATTCCTTATTCACGCCAGCACCTTATACATTTATGATATGGGGGCTCATCTACATATTATTACTAGGATTTGTCATCTATGGATTATTGCCAAAACAAAAACAAAATGTCTGTATTGATTCAATAGGTATCACTTTCTTTATCTCAAGCATATTGAATGCGTTATGGTTATTTGCATGGCATTATGAGAAGTTATGGTTATCGCTGATTATAATGATATTACTTCTATTTACACTAATCAAAATCTATAATAGAGTAAATAAGAACTGTGTGAAGAACGGTGATAACAAGTTTGTCAGAATACCTTTCAGTATCTACCTAGCTTGGATCTCCATAGCCACAATAGCTAACGTTTCAGTTGTCCTTAAAGCTACTGGCTGGAACGGTTTAGGGTTATCAGAAACTGTATGGACAATAATTGTACTGGTTTTTGCATTGATTCTTTCATTATATGTTTCAATCAAAAATGATGACTTGGTATATTTATTGACTACAGCTTGGGCATTAATTGGAATACTAGTCAGACATTGGGGAAGTAACACTCCTATCAGCATTACTGTCATTGCTGCTGTAATAGTGATAATCATTCAGATAATATGCAGTGCAAGGAAAAAATAA
- a CDS encoding uroporphyrinogen decarboxylase/cobalamine-independent methonine synthase family protein, with product MNCQRVLQYLEDKIDMDHLDMVEKTIEDALSYKKVDFIPLSVTFPQTEFQALPYVEAFNDMESMFYNELVSCINTVCVKDYSLLVARSNYGVGTLPSLFGLKSRVVQSTNLPWVDHVELNEIKNIISKGVPDLDTGFGKRIIETYEYYREQLSHYEKCNESIKLYHPDLQGPFDVAHLMWGADIYMAMYDSPDLVHELLSLVTETYIEYMKKIKPYLNDERGNDYSYHWGTLYRGKIVLRNDSAVNVSKGMYQEFIQPYDERILEEFGSGSIHFCGRADQIVVDMAYTKGNEAMNFGYMDNVQFGEEYLKLLKKPFMEKNIPIINYHLTKEEYKNYKNSFDTGITLKTSVDTYEEAVSILRK from the coding sequence ATGAATTGTCAGAGAGTGTTACAATATTTAGAAGATAAAATTGATATGGACCATTTGGATATGGTGGAAAAAACAATTGAAGATGCACTATCCTATAAGAAAGTTGATTTTATACCACTTAGCGTTACTTTTCCACAAACAGAGTTTCAGGCTTTACCTTATGTGGAAGCATTCAATGATATGGAGAGTATGTTTTATAATGAATTGGTATCATGTATAAATACTGTATGTGTCAAGGATTATTCTCTACTTGTTGCTAGGAGTAACTATGGGGTAGGTACTTTACCAAGTTTATTCGGACTCAAGTCAAGGGTGGTACAATCTACTAATCTTCCATGGGTAGACCATGTAGAATTAAATGAAATAAAAAATATTATTAGTAAAGGTGTGCCTGATTTGGACACGGGTTTTGGAAAAAGAATAATAGAGACTTATGAATATTATAGAGAGCAATTATCACATTATGAGAAGTGTAATGAATCTATCAAGTTATACCATCCTGATTTACAAGGACCTTTTGACGTTGCTCACCTGATGTGGGGAGCTGATATCTATATGGCAATGTATGATTCACCTGACTTGGTTCATGAATTGTTATCATTAGTTACTGAGACCTACATTGAATATATGAAGAAGATAAAGCCGTATCTTAACGATGAAAGAGGTAATGACTACAGTTATCATTGGGGTACTTTGTATAGAGGAAAGATAGTGCTGAGAAATGATTCAGCGGTCAATGTGTCAAAAGGTATGTATCAAGAATTCATACAGCCATATGACGAAAGAATCTTAGAAGAATTTGGTTCCGGCAGTATTCATTTTTGTGGTAGAGCAGACCAGATTGTAGTTGATATGGCTTATACAAAAGGTAACGAAGCCATGAACTTCGGTTATATGGATAATGTACAATTTGGTGAAGAATATCTTAAGCTATTGAAGAAACCTTTCATGGAGAAAAATATACCTATAATCAATTATCATCTCACAAAAGAAGAGTATAAGAATTATAAAAATTCATTTGATACTGGTATAACTCTAAAAACTAGTGTAGATACTTATGAAGAAGCAGTCAGTATCTTAAGAAAATGA